The Duganella sp. BuS-21 sequence CAGCAGCACCAGGTTGCGGGTGAAGAAAGGCGCGTGCGCGCCGCACAGGTTCAACAGCATGCTGTCGTAGCCCGCCACCGGGATCACCTGCATGGTCGTTACCACAGGGCTCATAGTGCTCATAGATTCCAATCCTGATAATGTCAATCAGCGATAACGATACAGCTTCACGCGCTGGATGGTGAAGCCGCTGCCCGGCAGGCCGATATGGCGGCCCTGGTGCGTTTCATCGCCGTTCATCCAGCGGCCTTCGATCCAGCGGCCGTTCTGGTAGCTGCCTTCCACGGATTTCTCGATGCCGACCATGGCGCCATCGGCGCTGCCGAACACCACGGTCAGCCCCATGCCGGCGAGGATGAATTCATCCTCGCCGCTCTGTATCACCAGTCCGCCGCGCTTCTGCACCTGGTCCGGCGTCAGCTTTTCCCACGGGGCGTTGAAGCTGACGTTCAGCGTGTAGCCGCCCATGGCGACCTGCTGCGGCGCCGTGTCCACCACGCCTTCATACGACAGCGGCGCCTTGAAGCCGCGCACCTTGCCGCTGCCCTGGTGCTGATTGATCACCGGTGCCAGCTGCCTGAGCACGCGGTAGGCCTGCGGCAGCGACGAGTTGCCGTCCTTGAGATCATCGATGGCGAACGGCGAGAAGCCGAAGGCGTCATGCTCGCCGATGGCGTAGAAAGCATCGGCGCCGGCGTCCGGCCGTTCCGCATGATTCGCTTCCGGCACGAACAAGGGATTGTCCGCGCGCTTGAACTGCTGGGCCCAGTAGCTGAAGTTGGGGAAGTAGGTGTCGATGGCCAGCACGTCGATCGACGGCGCGCCCGGCTTCCAGATGTCGAACAGGTGCGGCAACGGTCCTGCGCTCGGATACTCGCCGGGACGCTTGCCCGGCCGGTTCAGCGCCACGTTGACATACATCGGCAAGCGATACACGGCCTTGCCGGCGGCCGTCATCGATTCGACGAAGGCGGCGTAGTGCCAGGCCTGAAACATCTCTTCGGTGTCGATGGTGTCGCCGAACACCTCGGCCCAGCTGCCGCTGCTGCGCGCGCCGCGCGCTTCCCATGCGGCCTTCACGCCCGGCTGCAGAGTGGCGCGATTGGCGGCCAGGTAGGCCGTCAGCGCGGCCGGCACCGGCGCGCGCCAGGCCTGGTTGGCGGCGGCGCTGTAGTCGCGTACCTCGGGCAGCATGCCGATCTCGTTTTCCACCTGGATCATCAGCACGGTGCGCTGCGGGTCCACCTGCTTGAGGTGGGCCAGCATGGCGCGGAAGGCGGCGGTGTCGGCCGCCAGCGTGGCCGGCGCGAACGGCGTCAGGATTTCCTGCGCCACACCGGCGCGCGTCAGCGCGCGCGGGAAGCGCCGGGTGTCGCGCTTGACCCAGGCCGGCGCATAGGTCGACATCGAATTCTTCCAGGCGCCGAACCACAGCAGCACCAGCCGCGTGTGGTTGGCGCGCGCCTGTTTCAGCAGGCCGTCCATCACGGTGAAATCGAATTTGCCTTTCTCCGGTTCAAGCTGGTCCCATTCCACCGGCGCCAGCACGGTATTGAGTTCGGCCGCCTTCAGCGTCGGCCACTGCTTGTTCAGATAGTCCAGATTGGAGGCGGACGAGTTGCGCAGTTCGCCGCCCAGCAGCAGGAACGGCTGGCCGTCGACGATCAGCTGGGTGGCGCTGCCCTGCTTGCGCAAATGCGGCGGCTCGGCGGCCTGCGCCGCCGTCCAGCTCAGCAAAGCCACGGACACGGCGCAGGCCGCGCCGATCTGGTGGAGCGATGGGAACATGGTATTCCTTAAAAAAAACCGCCCCGTAAAGGGGCGGGTAAAAGTCACCGTGGAGAACGGGACCAGACGATCAGAACTTGGCGCGCAAACCGAGCGAGTAGGTGCGGCCAGGCGAATACTGCGAGAAGTTGGCGTTGCTGAACTGGAAGTAAGTACGACGCGAATCGTTGTTCAGGTTGACGATATCGAAGCTCAGGCTCGGCCAGCCATCCTTGTCGAACACTTCACCCAGGTCGATACTCGACGAGAAGTCCAGCTGCTTGTAGTTGTCCGAGAACAGCGCGGCCTTGGTGATGCCGTTCTGGTTGGCGTTGGCCGCCTGGCTGCCCTTGGAGAAGGTGTGCGACAGGCGCGCCATGTAGCCGTGGTTCTCGTAATAGACCGAGAAGTTGTTGGTACGGCGCGGCACGCCCAGCGCGACAAAGCCGTTCGAACCTTCGCCGCTGGCGCTCTGGGTGATGAAGGTGGCGGTCTCGTTGATGCCGAAGCCGCGTACCGGCAGGATCTTGTCGAGCGGTTGCACCCAACCCAGTTCCAGGCCACGGATGCGCAGTTCGCCTTCGGCGTTGCGGGCACGGGTCATCACCACGGTGGCGTTGTTCGGACCGCCACGCGAATCGATGGCCTGCTGCTGGTTCGGAATCAGCGTGTTGTAGGTGATGCCGTAGGCCGCCAGCGCGCTGAATGGCAGCGTAACGTTTTCGTTGATGGTGAAACCGTCCACCTTCTTCTGGAACACGGTCAGGCTGACGTAGCCTTCGCGGCCGGTGTACCAGTCGATGCCGAGGTCGATGTTATCCGACAGGTAAGGCTTGAGCGCCGGATTGCCGATCGAGCCGACGTCCGCCGAGACCGACGAGAAGTTCACGCCCGGACGCAGCGCGTTCGGATCGGCGCGGGTCATGCTGCGCGACAGTGCAGCGCGGGCCACCACGTCGCTGCGCAGGTTGACCGCCAGCGTGCCCGAAGGCAGCGTGTTGTTGTACGTGGTTTCCTGGTACACCCACTGGTCGATGTTCGGGAACTTGCTGCCGTTCAGCGGCAGCGTGGCGTTGCGCGGATCGCTGATCGAGTTCAGCGATCCCACCGACTGCTTGGTGCGCACGTAGCGCACGCCGGCGTTGTAGCGTGCCGGGAAGCCGGCCAGGTCGGCCTTGCCGTTGGCCTCGAAGTACAGGCCCGTGGTTTTCTCGCCGATGAAGCCCGAGCTGGCGCCGGTCGACGAAGCACCGCTCGATGGCGCGGTGTTGTAGTACTTCTGGTAGTTCGAGTCCTTGGCGAAGCGCTCCCAGTCGATGACCGGTTGGCCGTACGGGCCGTTCTGGATGTAGCCGGCCAGCGCGCTTTGCGGAATCAGCGAACCGCCGTAGGTCAGCGGCGTGGTGGCGCCGGCGGTGTAACCGGTGCCGTAGCCTGGATACAGCGCGGCGGCGCTGGCGCCTGGCGTCGACACACCGTTGCACGGCGGTGCGCCGTTAGGGCCGAGCAGGAACACGCTCGGATTGTTGCCGCACACCGCAGCCTGCCATGCCGCCGAGTTGTCGCTGGCATTGATGCGGCGGGTGATGTCGTCGTAGGCGACGCCGCCTTTCAGGTTGAACTTCTCGTCGCCCCAGGCCAGATCGCTATGGAAGCCCTTGGTCTCGGTTTTGCGGAACTCGTTCTGCACGTTGACGCGGCCGGTGTTCCACACATAGCTGTTCGGATCGTTCAGGTTGGTGCTGGCCACCACCGACGGGATGCCGCCGTTGTTGTTGTTGAAGGTGACCGTATTGCCGCTGTTCGGCGCGGTGATCAGGTACACGGTCGGCGCTTCGTGGCTGAAGCTACTCCGGGTGTAGTTGACCTGGGCGTCCAGTTTCAGGGTCGGCGTGATCTTCCATTCCATGCCCGGGTTAATGCCCAGCATATTGACCTGGTCGCGGCGATAGCCGTGCTCGAAGAAGTTCTGGGTATTGGCGAAGGTGCCGCCGGTGACCGTGCAACCGTCGGCGCAATCGGTCTTGTCGACCTTCATGTTCAGCGGGATCATGCCGCCGTTGCGGACCGACCAGTCGTAGTCCATGCGCGTCATCTTGTCGTCGCGCTTGCTGTAGACGGTGTCGAGGTAGAAATGCAGCTTGTCGGTCGGACGGTACTCGGCGCTGAAGATCGCCGAACCCTTGTCCTTGGTGCCGAAGTAATCCATTTTGCGGCCCAGGCGCGGGATGATCGCATTGTCGATCTGCTGGATGGTCAGGCCCGGATTATGCGCCAGCAGCCAGGCCTGGTCGATCACCTCGCCGGTGACCAGGCCATTGCCCGCGCCGGCCGGCACGGTGGCTGGAATGGTGTAGTTGCCGCCGCCGGTGTTGTTGCGGTTGGCGGCCGGATTCTGCGCGGCCGACAGGTTGGCGTTGGTGTAGCCGACGGTTTCCCAGCCGGTGGTGTGGACCTGCTGGCGCGACAGCGTGACGCCTCCCAGGATGCCCCAGTTGCCGAAGGTCTGGCTTGCCAGGAAGGAGCCACGGCCGCCGGTCTTGTCGGCGATCTGCTGCTTGGTGGCGGTGACACTGGCGGAAATGGTGCGGCCTTCCTTGTCGAACGGACGCGCGCTGCGCAGGTTGACCACGCCGGCCGCGCCGCCTTCGATCATTTCGGCGGTCGGGCTCTTGCTGACGGTCAGCTTGGTGAACAGGTCGGTCGGCAGCAGGTCGAGGTCGACCTCGCGGTTGGTGTTGGCGCCGTCGATCGGGCCGGACGAGGCCACCGCGATCGGTGCGCCGTTCAGCAGGATCTTGGTGAAGCTCGAACCCAGGCCGCGGATCTGGATGGTCGAACCTTCGCCGGTGATGTCGCGCGAGACGCCGACGCCGGGAATGCGGCTCAGCGATTCGGCGATGTTCTTGTCCGGGAATTTACCGAAGTCTTCGGAGTTGATCGAGTCCTGGAAGCCGACGGCTTCCTTCTTGTCCTTGGCCGACGACAGCAAGCTGCTGCGGTAGCCGCTGACCTGCACCACCGTCATCGGCGCTGCTTCCGCCTCCTGGGCCGGGGCGG is a genomic window containing:
- a CDS encoding TonB-dependent receptor, coding for MQVKQQKSRQSRRQMAFGLTVMAGLIAQSYAQEVAPAAPAQEAEAAPMTVVQVSGYRSSLLSSAKDKKEAVGFQDSINSEDFGKFPDKNIAESLSRIPGVGVSRDITGEGSTIQIRGLGSSFTKILLNGAPIAVASSGPIDGANTNREVDLDLLPTDLFTKLTVSKSPTAEMIEGGAAGVVNLRSARPFDKEGRTISASVTATKQQIADKTGGRGSFLASQTFGNWGILGGVTLSRQQVHTTGWETVGYTNANLSAAQNPAANRNNTGGGNYTIPATVPAGAGNGLVTGEVIDQAWLLAHNPGLTIQQIDNAIIPRLGRKMDYFGTKDKGSAIFSAEYRPTDKLHFYLDTVYSKRDDKMTRMDYDWSVRNGGMIPLNMKVDKTDCADGCTVTGGTFANTQNFFEHGYRRDQVNMLGINPGMEWKITPTLKLDAQVNYTRSSFSHEAPTVYLITAPNSGNTVTFNNNNGGIPSVVASTNLNDPNSYVWNTGRVNVQNEFRKTETKGFHSDLAWGDEKFNLKGGVAYDDITRRINASDNSAAWQAAVCGNNPSVFLLGPNGAPPCNGVSTPGASAAALYPGYGTGYTAGATTPLTYGGSLIPQSALAGYIQNGPYGQPVIDWERFAKDSNYQKYYNTAPSSGASSTGASSGFIGEKTTGLYFEANGKADLAGFPARYNAGVRYVRTKQSVGSLNSISDPRNATLPLNGSKFPNIDQWVYQETTYNNTLPSGTLAVNLRSDVVARAALSRSMTRADPNALRPGVNFSSVSADVGSIGNPALKPYLSDNIDLGIDWYTGREGYVSLTVFQKKVDGFTINENVTLPFSALAAYGITYNTLIPNQQQAIDSRGGPNNATVVMTRARNAEGELRIRGLELGWVQPLDKILPVRGFGINETATFITQSASGEGSNGFVALGVPRRTNNFSVYYENHGYMARLSHTFSKGSQAANANQNGITKAALFSDNYKQLDFSSSIDLGEVFDKDGWPSLSFDIVNLNNDSRRTYFQFSNANFSQYSPGRTYSLGLRAKF
- a CDS encoding DUF5597 domain-containing protein encodes the protein MFPSLHQIGAACAVSVALLSWTAAQAAEPPHLRKQGSATQLIVDGQPFLLLGGELRNSSASNLDYLNKQWPTLKAAELNTVLAPVEWDQLEPEKGKFDFTVMDGLLKQARANHTRLVLLWFGAWKNSMSTYAPAWVKRDTRRFPRALTRAGVAQEILTPFAPATLAADTAAFRAMLAHLKQVDPQRTVLMIQVENEIGMLPEVRDYSAAANQAWRAPVPAALTAYLAANRATLQPGVKAAWEARGARSSGSWAEVFGDTIDTEEMFQAWHYAAFVESMTAAGKAVYRLPMYVNVALNRPGKRPGEYPSAGPLPHLFDIWKPGAPSIDVLAIDTYFPNFSYWAQQFKRADNPLFVPEANHAERPDAGADAFYAIGEHDAFGFSPFAIDDLKDGNSSLPQAYRVLRQLAPVINQHQGSGKVRGFKAPLSYEGVVDTAPQQVAMGGYTLNVSFNAPWEKLTPDQVQKRGGLVIQSGEDEFILAGMGLTVVFGSADGAMVGIEKSVEGSYQNGRWIEGRWMNGDETHQGRHIGLPGSGFTIQRVKLYRYR